The genomic DNA AAGAAAAGCACAATTGAAATTCGTATTGATGTATTCAAAAGATGTTTATTTTTCAAGTATTCTTGAAAAGTATTATGAAAATATAGATAAAGAAAAAATAGAAATCTTTTTAAAATTGATAATGGATAGTACAAAACATGTAATATCAGATGAACCATATATAAATTTATATAACTATATTTTAATAACAATTGATAGATTAAAAAAAGAAAAACATATATCTAAAATTGAAAATCAGGTATTTTTTCAAGGGTTAAAAGAATATAAAGTAATAAATAAATTTTTAGATCTTTTAGAAACTGAATATAAAGTGAAAATTGATTCAAATGAAAAAGTTCGTTTAACAGATTATTTTTTAGGAAGTCATTGCTATTCAACTGAAAATAGTAGTTATCAGTTTTGGATAGAGATTGATATAATAGCTAAAAAAATAATTAAGATTTTTTCTGAAAATATGGGAGTGAATTTGTCTCGAGATAAAGTTTTATTAAAGGGAATCATCAATCATTTAAAGCCTACTATTCATAGATTAAAAAATAATCAGGTTTTAGAAAATAGTATTTTAAAAGATTTTTTAAAACTTTATAAACCGATTTTCATGGGAACTAAAAAATCTGTTAAGCCATTGAGAAACTTTATAGGATTGGAGATAACAGAGGATGAAATTGCTTTTTTAGCTATTCATTTTAAAGCAGCTTTAGATAGAACAAATAAACTTGAAAATAGAAAAAATAATATCTTAGTAGTTTGTAGTTCAGGATATGGAACATCAAAATTGTTATCTCAACAAATAAGTGAGAATTTTGCAGTTAATATTGTTGAGGTTATTCCATTTTATAGATTAAAAGATTATGTTTTAGAAAATATAGATCTTATAGTGGGAACTATAAATATGGATGAAATTAATCTTGGAAAACCCTGTATAACTATAAATACAATATTATCTAAGGAGGATATAACTTTACTTGAAAATGTTGGATTAAGTAAAAGAAAGAATCGTGTTTTCCTATCAGATTTATTGGAAATTTTTAAAAGAAATGGAGTAGTAAAAAATGAAAATGTTTTAGTAAAAGACCTATCGATATTGATGAATGAGATTTTAATAAATGATATACATAGTGATGAACTAAAATTATCTGACATGTTAGAAGATATTCTTCTAGATGTAGAGTGTGAAGATTGGGAAGAGGCTATTAAAATA from Cetobacterium sp. ZOR0034 includes the following:
- a CDS encoding transcription antiterminator, with the protein product MTKREIEILKYIIKYNGKISYKLLSELLCINERSIRYDIDKINEILKKNNHPEIEKFEKGRISYTNLNILVMVADKSIKNMDITEYKDELIMFKVLFLGRINLKNIEAELGISRTSVKNILKIVRENLKKYELKLEIEIQKGLILVGEEENIRKAQLKFVLMYSKDVYFSSILEKYYENIDKEKIEIFLKLIMDSTKHVISDEPYINLYNYILITIDRLKKEKHISKIENQVFFQGLKEYKVINKFLDLLETEYKVKIDSNEKVRLTDYFLGSHCYSTENSSYQFWIEIDIIAKKIIKIFSENMGVNLSRDKVLLKGIINHLKPTIHRLKNNQVLENSILKDFLKLYKPIFMGTKKSVKPLRNFIGLEITEDEIAFLAIHFKAALDRTNKLENRKNNILVVCSSGYGTSKLLSQQISENFAVNIVEVIPFYRLKDYVLENIDLIVGTINMDEINLGKPCITINTILSKEDITLLENVGLSKRKNRVFLSDLLEIFKRNGVVKNENVLVKDLSILMNEILINDIHSDELKLSDMLEDILLDVECEDWEEAIKIAGKVMIDNDICDITYINSIIDRVKEFGPYMVMSNKVALPHSKNIGNVFKSKMVLLNFRNDILFPENTPVKTMLTFTSQDEDTHLDALSNFLDLVNNYKFLEKLENNPSKKKIVDIIKKYEFLSNLGKNGDI